In the genome of Piliocolobus tephrosceles isolate RC106 chromosome 20, ASM277652v3, whole genome shotgun sequence, one region contains:
- the TTI1 gene encoding TELO2-interacting protein 1 homolog — MAVFDTPEEAFGVLRPVCVQLTKTQTVENVEHLQTRLQAVSDSALQELQQYILFPLRFTLKTPGPKRERLIQSVVECLTFVLSSTCVKEQELLQELFSELSACLYSPSSQKPAAVSEELKLAVIQGLSTLMHSAYGDIILTFYEPSILPRLGFAISLLLGLAEQEKSKQIKIAALKCLQVLLLQCDCQDHPRSLDELEQKQLGDLFASFLPGISTALTRVITGDFKQGHSIVVSSLKIFYKTVSFVMADEQLKRISKVQAKPAVEHRVAELMVHREADWVKNTGDKLTILIKKIIECVSVHPHWKVRLELVELVEDLLLKCSQSLVECAGPLLKALVGLVNDESPEVQAQCNKVLRHFADQKVVVGNKALADILSESLHSLATSLPRLMNSQDDQGKFSTLSLLLGYLKLLGPKINFVLNSLAHLQRLSRALIQVLELDVADIKIVEERRWNSDDLNASPKTSATQPWNHMQRRYFHFFTDERIFMLLRQVCQLLGYYGNLYLLVDHFMELYRQSVVYRKQAAMILNELVTGAAGLEVENLHEKHIKTNPEELREIVTSILEEYTSQENWYLVTCLETEEMGEELMMEHPGLQAITSGKHTCQVTSFLAFSKPSPTICSMNSNIWQICIQLEGIGQFAYALGKDFCLLLMSVLYPVMEKAGDQTLLISQVATSTMMNICHACGYNSLQHLINQNSDYLVNGISLNLRHLSLHPHTPKVLEVMLRNSDANLLPLVADVVQDVLAALDQFYDKRAASFVSVLHALMAALAQWFPDTGNLGHLQEQSLGEEGSHLNQRPATLEKSTTTADDIEQFLLNYLKEKDVADGNVSDFDNEEEEQSVSPKVDENDTHPDVEPPLPLQIQIAMDVMERCIHLLSDKNLQIRLKVLDVLDLCVVVLQSHKNQLLPLAHRAWPSLVHRLTRDAPLAVLRAFKVLRTLGSKCGDFLRSRFCKDVLPKLAGSLVTQAPISARAGPVYSHTLAFKLQLAVLQGLGPLCERLDLGEGDLNKVADACLIYLSAKQPVKLQEAARSVFLHLMKVDPDSTWFLLNELYCPVQFTPPHPSLHPVQLRGASGQQNLYTANVLHLLTELQ; from the exons ATGGCAGTTTTTGATACTCCTGAGGAGGCCTTTGGTGTCTTACGTCCAGTCTGTGTTCAGCTCACAAAGACCCAGACAGTGGAGAATGTGGAGCATCTGCAGACTCGACTACAAGCTGTGAGTGACAGTGCCCTTCAGGAACTTCAGCAGTACATCCTCTTCCCTCTGCGGTTTACCCTGAAGACCCCAGGTCCCAAAAGAGAGCGTTTGATCCAGAGTGTGGTGGAATGCCTCACATTTGTCCTTTCTTCAACATGTGTGAAAGAACAAGAACTTCTCCAGGAACTCTTTTCAGAactctctgcttgtctgtatTCACCCAGCTCCCAAAAACCTGCGGCAGTGTCTGAGGAGTTGAAATTGGCTGTGATCCAGGGACTTAGCACATTAATGCACTCAGCTTATGGGGACATCATTCTGACTTTTTATGAGCCCTCCATTCTGCCACGTTTAGGATTTGCCATATCTTTGCTGTTAGGCCTTGCAGAACAGGAGAAATCAAAGCAAATTAAAATTGCTGCCTTAAAATGTTTACAGGTTCTACTCTTGCAGTGTGATTGTCAGGACCATCCAAGGTCGTTGGATGAACTTGAACAAAAGCAGCTGGGGGATTTGTTTGCCTCTTTTTTACCTGGAATCTCAACTGCACTGACCAGGGTTATCACGGGAGACTTTAAACAAGGTCACAGCATTGTCGTATCTTCCCTAAAGATCTTTTACAAGACAGTGAGCTTCGTTATGGCTGATGAACAGCTCAAAAGAATCTCAAAGGTCCAAGCCAAACCTGCAGTTGAGCACAGAGTAGCGGAGCTGATGGTTCACAGGGAAGCAGATTGGGTAAAAAACACTGGCGACAAGCTGACTATccttattaaaaagataattgagTGTGTTTCTGTTCACCCACACTGGAAGGTGAGGCTGGAACTGGTAGAACTTGTGGAGGACCTTCTTTTGAAGTGCAGTCAATCATTGGTGGAATGTGCTGGTCCCCTTCTGAAGGCCTTAGTGGGACTAGTAAATGATGAGAGTCCTGAAGTCCAAGCCCAGTGCAATAAAGTTCTAAGACATTTTGCAGATCAAAAAGTAGTGGTGGGCAACAAAGCCCTTGCTGACATCTTGTCAGAAAGCCTGCATTCCCTTGCCACATCTCTTCCTCGCCTAATGAACTCCCAAGATGACCAGGGCAAATTCTCTACACTTTCCTTGTTACTTGGTTATCTGAAACTCTTGGgtccaaaaataaactttgtCCTCAACTCTCTGGCCCATCTCCAGCGCCTTTCCAGAGCACTCATCCAAGTTCTAGAGCTAGACGTGGCTGACATCAAGATTGTTGAGGAACGGCGTTGGAACTCTGATGATCTGAATGCCTCTCCAAAGACCTCAGCCACACAGCCTTGGAACCACATGCAGAGGAGATATTTCCACTTCTTCACTGATGAGAGGATCTTCATGCTCTTGAGGCAGGTTTGTCAGCTACTTGGTTATTATGGGAATCTTTATTTGCTTGTGGATCACTTTATGGAACTTTACCGTCAATCCGTGGTTTACCGGAAGCAAGCTGCCATGATCCTTAATGAACTGGTTACAGGGGCTGCTGGGCTAGAGGTCGAGAATCTTCAcgaaaaacatattaaaacaaaCCCAGAGGAACTGAGAGAGATTGTGACATCTATACTTGAAGAATACACAAGTCAAGAAAATTGGTATTTGGTTACCTGTCTCGAAACTGAGGAAATGGGAGAAGAGCTGATGATGGAACACCCAGGCCTCCAGGCCATCACGTCTGGTAAACACACCTGCCAAGTTACATCTTTTCTAGCGTTCTCAAAGCCAAGTCCCACTATTTGCTCCATGAACAGCAACATCTGGCAAATATGCATTCAGTTGGAAGGAATTGGCCAGTTTGCATATGCACTAGGAAAAGACTTCTGTTTGCTCTTGATGTCAGTCCTTTATCCGGTAATGGAGAAGGCTGGAGACCAAACCCTACTCATTAGTCAGGTGGCTACCAGCACCATGATGAATATTTGCCATGCTTGTGGCTACAACTCCCTGCAGCACCTGATCAACCAAAATTCAGACTATTTAGTGAATGGGATCTCTTTAAATCTGCGTCATCTGTCTCTGCACCCTCATACCCCAAAGGTCTTGGAAGTCATGCTGCGGAACTCAGATGCTAACCTGCTTCCTTTGGTGGCAGATGTGGTTCAAGATGTCTTGGCCGCCCTGGACCAATTTTACGATAAGAGAGCTGCTTCCTTTGTCAGTGTTCTGCATGCTCTGATGGCAGCATTAG CCCAGTGGTTCCCAGACACAGGTAATCTCGGGCACCTCCAAGAGCAAAGTTTAGGAGAGGAGGGAAGTCATTTGAACCAAAGACCAGCAACTCTTGAGAAGAGCACCACCACAGCTGACGACATCGAACAGTTTTTGCTGAACTACCTCAAAGAGAAGGATGTGGCAGATGGAAATGTCTCAGATTTTGATAATGAAGAAG AGGAACAGTCAGTCTCTCCCAAAGTGGACGAGAATGACACCCATCCAGATGTGGAGCCACCACTGCCGTTGCAGATCCAAATAGCCATGGACGTGATGGAACGCTGCATCCACTTGTTGTCAGATAAAAATCTGCAAATCCGACTGAAG GTGTTGGATGTGCTGGATCTGTGTGTGGTTGTTCTGCAGTCCCACAAGAACCAGCTGCTTCCCTTGGCTCATCGGGCCTGGCCCTCACTCGTGCACCGACTCACACGGGATGCCCCCCTGGCAGTGCTTAGAGCCTTCAAG GTTTTACGTACTCTGGGAAGCAAGTGTGGCGACTTTCTACGCAGCCGGTTCTGCAAAGATGTCCTGCCAAAGCTGGCTGGCTCCCTAGTCACCCAGGCCCCCATCAGTGCCAGGGCTGGACCAGTTTACTCGCACACACTGGCCTTCAAGTTGCAGCTGGCTGTCTTACAGGGCCTGGGCCCCCTCTGTGAGAGACTGGACCTAG GTGAGGGTGACCTGAATAAAGTGGCTGATGCCTGCTTGATTTACCTCAGCGCCAAACAGCCCGTGAAATTACAAGAGGCTGCCAGGAG